One genomic region from Anaeromusa acidaminophila DSM 3853 encodes:
- a CDS encoding MFS transporter, whose product MQDDGFRYLSRNFICLWAANFLYFGSFYLLLPTLSPYAAALGASTFQVGLVMGFFTFASVTIRPQCGVLAGTYGRRPVMLAGAGFFSLVFFLYALVDNVYVLYAVRALHGLGHAAFLAAAAAYIADLAPVERRGEVIGYYSLSNIISMAVFPAAGVAWMKYSQDDFAGLVWGGGAIALVAWAFVAGLRECSTQESRRPGAPLKQVAARREVWASSLALWSGALCYGVVITFLPLFAPARGIEDFGVFFSVYAVSTVVSRAVAGKLSDRIGRKKVIVPFMLVMAAAMLFLAQVTSVWDLAVAGALFGFGLGAYFPVLNALVVDHTPMRDRGTALGFFTSFMDVGIASGAVVLGFAGEYLGYDAMFFWGAGILFLTVFVFANAVKSERK is encoded by the coding sequence ATGCAGGATGACGGATTCCGTTATTTGTCGAGAAACTTCATTTGCCTTTGGGCGGCGAATTTTCTCTATTTCGGCAGCTTTTATCTGCTGTTGCCTACCTTATCTCCGTATGCTGCCGCCTTGGGGGCTTCGACCTTTCAAGTGGGCTTGGTAATGGGTTTTTTTACGTTTGCATCGGTTACGATTCGGCCGCAATGCGGCGTGTTGGCCGGGACCTACGGGCGGCGGCCGGTAATGCTGGCGGGGGCAGGCTTCTTTTCTTTAGTCTTTTTTCTTTATGCCTTAGTGGATAACGTATATGTTCTCTATGCCGTGCGGGCTTTGCACGGTTTAGGACATGCCGCTTTTTTAGCGGCTGCCGCCGCGTATATCGCCGATTTAGCGCCGGTAGAAAGGCGGGGCGAGGTCATTGGCTATTACAGCCTGTCTAATATTATCTCGATGGCGGTGTTTCCTGCAGCAGGCGTTGCCTGGATGAAATACAGCCAAGATGATTTTGCCGGTTTGGTTTGGGGAGGCGGTGCAATTGCGCTGGTGGCCTGGGCGTTTGTGGCGGGGCTGCGGGAGTGTTCCACCCAAGAGTCGCGCCGGCCCGGAGCGCCCCTGAAGCAGGTGGCTGCTCGCAGGGAGGTATGGGCGTCTTCGTTAGCTTTATGGAGCGGCGCTTTGTGTTACGGCGTAGTGATTACTTTTTTACCGCTTTTCGCGCCGGCGCGAGGCATTGAAGATTTTGGCGTTTTTTTCAGCGTCTATGCTGTCAGTACCGTCGTCAGCCGAGCCGTGGCCGGCAAGCTCTCTGACCGGATCGGGCGCAAGAAGGTGATTGTGCCGTTTATGCTGGTTATGGCGGCGGCGATGCTCTTTTTGGCGCAAGTGACCAGCGTGTGGGATCTGGCCGTGGCGGGTGCGCTGTTTGGCTTTGGCTTGGGGGCGTACTTCCCTGTGCTGAACGCCTTGGTCGTGGATCATACTCCGATGCGAGATCGGGGGACGGCGCTAGGTTTTTTTACATCCTTCATGGATGTAGGTATTGCCAGCGGTGCGGTGGTGTTGGGCTTTGCCGGAGAATATCTGGGGTATGATGCCATGTTTTTCTGGGGGGCGGGGATTCTGTTTTTGACGGTTTTTGTGTTCGCCAATGCGGTAAAAAGCGAGAGGAAGTGA
- a CDS encoding molybdopterin-dependent oxidoreductase yields MMQEYKRSVCPYDCPDACSLLVKVENGRAIEVVGEPQHPITQGKLCPKMRDYPATVYSPERILTPLRRTGAKGSGAFTPISWEEAIASIAEQWRGLVAQYGGEAILPFSYAGTMGVVQRNAGHAFFHRLGASQLERTLCSPAKDYGWRAIMGGTKGMRVQETAHSDLIVIWGANAAATSVHFLHFVQQAKKKGAKVWLIDTYETPTAAVADRVIRLQPGSDAALALGLVRLLDEEGLSDEAFLEEHVQGYEKLRQETLPDYTAEKVAALTGVTPQEQLELAQALGRAKAPLIRMGSGMTRYGNGAMTIRAILCVPAWLGAWRHLGGGAYGDLSTGAAVDKDVVLRPDLLNPATRSININQLGDALTKMEPPVRSLYVYHCNPAAVVADQNKVLAGLRRDDLFTVVHERFLTDTALFADIVLPATTSLEQDDLFTCYGHYFVQRSPAAIDPVGEAKSNWDVFRLLAEAMGFADLYEKTAVQMVDAVLERPTPWLEAAGVEKIRQGEFAELPLPAEYKLQYFTPSGKIEVWNPLEQEPLPRWLPPHSDEGDLWLMTAPSVYGLNSSFREQPRLMQLRGKMSLLMHPADAAKRKLQDGMLVEAWNERGKVLFTLAVTDKAQPGVVVAEGVWKLADAPGSNTVNALTSQRLTDRAAGSTFYDTKVFVRQGM; encoded by the coding sequence ATGATGCAAGAATATAAGCGTTCTGTTTGCCCTTACGATTGTCCCGATGCCTGCTCTCTGCTGGTGAAGGTGGAAAACGGACGGGCAATAGAAGTGGTTGGTGAGCCGCAGCATCCGATTACGCAGGGGAAACTCTGTCCGAAAATGCGGGATTATCCGGCGACTGTATATTCGCCAGAACGGATTTTGACGCCATTGCGGCGCACTGGCGCTAAGGGGAGCGGCGCCTTTACCCCGATTTCCTGGGAAGAGGCGATAGCGAGTATTGCCGAACAGTGGCGCGGCTTGGTGGCGCAGTACGGCGGCGAAGCTATTTTGCCGTTTTCTTACGCCGGGACGATGGGCGTGGTGCAGCGAAACGCCGGACATGCTTTCTTTCATCGCTTGGGGGCGTCGCAATTGGAGCGCACTCTGTGCTCGCCGGCCAAGGATTACGGTTGGCGGGCTATTATGGGCGGTACCAAAGGGATGCGGGTGCAGGAGACGGCGCATAGTGATTTGATTGTCATTTGGGGCGCTAACGCCGCGGCTACGTCTGTGCATTTTCTTCATTTTGTCCAACAGGCTAAGAAAAAAGGCGCTAAGGTCTGGCTGATCGATACGTATGAAACGCCGACGGCGGCGGTGGCGGATCGGGTCATTCGGCTGCAGCCTGGCAGTGATGCCGCGTTGGCTTTGGGGCTGGTGCGGCTGCTTGACGAGGAAGGCTTGAGCGATGAAGCTTTTTTAGAAGAGCATGTTCAAGGATATGAGAAGCTGCGCCAGGAGACGCTGCCGGATTATACGGCGGAGAAGGTGGCGGCTTTAACCGGCGTGACGCCGCAAGAACAGCTGGAGCTGGCGCAGGCTTTAGGGCGGGCGAAAGCGCCTTTAATCCGCATGGGCAGCGGCATGACGCGCTATGGCAACGGCGCCATGACTATACGGGCTATTCTTTGCGTGCCTGCCTGGCTGGGCGCTTGGCGGCATTTGGGCGGCGGCGCTTATGGCGATCTCAGTACAGGCGCTGCTGTCGATAAAGACGTAGTTTTGAGACCGGATCTTTTAAACCCGGCGACGCGCAGCATCAACATTAATCAATTGGGAGACGCTCTGACCAAAATGGAGCCGCCGGTTCGTTCCTTGTACGTCTACCACTGCAATCCTGCAGCGGTGGTGGCGGATCAAAATAAGGTGCTGGCCGGTTTGCGGCGAGACGATTTATTTACGGTGGTGCATGAACGCTTTTTGACGGATACCGCTCTTTTTGCGGACATTGTTCTGCCGGCGACAACGTCGTTGGAGCAGGACGATTTGTTTACCTGTTACGGGCATTACTTTGTACAGCGTTCGCCGGCGGCCATTGATCCTGTAGGCGAAGCAAAATCGAACTGGGATGTTTTTCGACTGCTTGCGGAAGCCATGGGCTTTGCCGATTTGTATGAGAAAACAGCGGTACAGATGGTGGACGCCGTTTTGGAACGGCCTACTCCTTGGCTGGAAGCGGCGGGAGTAGAAAAAATCCGCCAGGGAGAATTTGCGGAGCTGCCGCTTCCTGCGGAGTACAAGCTGCAATATTTTACTCCCTCTGGAAAAATCGAAGTGTGGAATCCTTTGGAACAAGAACCGTTGCCCCGCTGGCTGCCGCCTCATAGCGACGAGGGAGATTTATGGCTGATGACGGCGCCGAGCGTGTATGGACTCAATTCTTCTTTTCGCGAACAGCCGCGGTTGATGCAGCTGCGGGGGAAGATGAGCCTTTTGATGCATCCGGCGGATGCTGCGAAAAGAAAGCTGCAGGACGGGATGCTGGTGGAAGCTTGGAATGAACGCGGGAAGGTTTTGTTTACGCTGGCGGTGACGGACAAAGCGCAGCCAGGGGTGGTGGTGGCCGAAGGCGTGTGGAAGCTGGCGGATGCGCCCGGTTCGAATACGGTGAACGCCTTGACCTCGCAGCGCTTGACAGATCGAGCGGCGGGAAGCACGTTCTATGATACGAAAGTGTTTGTGCGCCAAGGCATGTGA
- a CDS encoding NAD(P)-dependent oxidoreductase produces MQKNEEWSSPKSLDFEEIDAGLGTREAIAEARRCLNCPKPLCRTGCPIENDIPGFIQALSKGNIGDARDILALRSNLPAVCGRVCPHEKQCEAHCVLMKKGQGIAIGKLERFVADFDAEMNLERRQIPLKTEGKVAVIGSGPAGLTVAGDLAKEGFHVVVYEAEGEAGGVLLYGIPQFRLPKQVVRREVERIASLGVTFITRCLVGVDVTVDQLFAQGFDAIFIGTGTALAKELDLPGKELQGIVQSSYFLRTATLCHEGELPEREVPVTKGEQVLVIGAGNVAMDAARTALRLGAARVGVVYRRTVAEMTALQAEYEAALAEGVEFSWQTAPKAYVGEAGRLTGLEVEQDGGVKILSADKVLLAIGSRPAARIVSSTTGIEVQPSGYVITKEKPYGMTTRQGVFAGGDVVHQPATVVLAMKEAKKVAQGIAAYVRAVKLLQP; encoded by the coding sequence ATGCAGAAAAATGAGGAATGGAGTTCCCCAAAATCTTTGGATTTTGAAGAGATTGACGCGGGGCTGGGAACCCGAGAAGCCATCGCGGAAGCGCGGCGTTGTTTGAACTGCCCCAAGCCGTTATGTCGCACAGGATGTCCGATTGAAAATGATATTCCTGGATTTATTCAGGCGTTATCCAAAGGAAACATAGGCGATGCTAGGGATATTTTGGCGCTGAGGAGCAATTTGCCTGCCGTTTGCGGCCGCGTTTGTCCGCATGAGAAGCAGTGCGAGGCGCATTGTGTGCTGATGAAAAAAGGCCAGGGCATCGCTATTGGCAAATTAGAACGCTTTGTGGCCGATTTTGACGCGGAAATGAATCTGGAACGTCGCCAAATACCGCTGAAAACAGAAGGTAAAGTAGCGGTGATTGGTTCCGGTCCTGCGGGACTGACCGTCGCCGGCGATTTGGCTAAGGAAGGCTTTCATGTGGTGGTGTACGAAGCTGAAGGAGAAGCTGGCGGGGTGCTGCTATACGGCATTCCTCAGTTTCGTTTACCAAAGCAGGTAGTGCGTCGCGAGGTGGAGCGCATTGCTTCGTTGGGAGTTACCTTTATTACTCGCTGCTTGGTGGGCGTTGATGTGACCGTAGACCAGCTTTTTGCGCAGGGATTTGATGCTATCTTTATCGGTACCGGTACGGCTTTGGCGAAGGAATTGGATTTGCCGGGCAAGGAGCTCCAAGGCATTGTGCAGTCCAGCTATTTCTTGCGGACTGCTACTTTGTGCCATGAAGGGGAGCTTCCAGAAAGAGAAGTCCCCGTGACCAAGGGAGAGCAAGTGCTGGTAATTGGCGCTGGCAATGTGGCTATGGATGCGGCGCGGACGGCGTTGCGTCTAGGGGCGGCTCGGGTAGGCGTTGTTTATCGGCGAACCGTAGCGGAAATGACAGCCCTCCAGGCGGAGTATGAGGCTGCGCTGGCGGAAGGGGTGGAATTTTCCTGGCAAACAGCTCCTAAAGCCTATGTGGGAGAAGCGGGACGTCTGACCGGCCTTGAGGTGGAACAGGATGGTGGGGTGAAAATTCTGTCGGCGGACAAGGTGCTCTTGGCGATCGGATCTCGTCCGGCGGCGCGCATTGTGTCTTCGACAACCGGTATTGAGGTTCAGCCGTCTGGGTATGTTATCACTAAGGAAAAGCCCTACGGCATGACCACGCGCCAAGGCGTTTTTGCCGGCGGTGACGTGGTGCATCAGCCGGCAACCGTGGTGCTAGCTATGAAAGAGGCCAAAAAAGTGGCGCAAGGCATCGCCGCCTATGTGCGAGCGGTGAAGCTGCTGCAGCCGTGA
- a CDS encoding Nramp family divalent metal transporter, producing MNNSFSRTSLQHARELLRYLGPGILVTVGFIDPGNWASNVAAGADYGYLLLWMVTLSTIMLILLQHNVAHLGIATGLCLSEAATKHLPPWLSRPLLSSAVLASISTAMAEILGAAIAFNMLFGLSIRDGAILSTLGVLFMLGTNSYRRLEKWIIGFVSIIGLSFLFELSLVDISWSSAAAGWVTPVIPEGSLPVVMSVLGAVVMPHNLFLHSEIIQSRQWNLENPVIIRKQLRFEFLDTLFSMILGWAINSAMILVAATTFFQAGVAVDALEQAQVMLEPLLGSHAALVFAVALLFAGFSSSITAGMAGGSIFAGIFGEAYDTASNQTRAGVLLTLIAALIIIFFVSDPFQGLIYSQMLLSIQLPWTIFLQIYLTSSKKVMGDYANRPTTKWLLLLVGAIVSVLNIMLLYSYL from the coding sequence ATGAACAACTCATTTTCACGCACATCCCTGCAGCACGCCCGTGAGCTGCTGCGCTACCTAGGCCCTGGAATTTTAGTTACCGTTGGCTTTATTGACCCCGGCAATTGGGCCTCTAATGTCGCCGCCGGCGCTGACTACGGTTATCTGCTGCTTTGGATGGTCACACTCTCCACCATCATGCTCATCCTATTGCAGCATAATGTCGCTCATTTAGGCATTGCCACAGGTCTCTGCCTCTCCGAAGCGGCTACAAAACACCTGCCGCCCTGGCTCTCTCGACCGCTTCTTTCTTCCGCCGTATTGGCGTCCATTTCCACCGCCATGGCGGAAATTTTAGGCGCTGCTATCGCTTTTAACATGCTCTTCGGCCTCAGCATTCGCGACGGCGCGATTCTTTCCACATTGGGAGTTTTGTTCATGCTGGGCACCAATTCCTACAGACGGCTGGAAAAGTGGATTATCGGCTTTGTCTCCATCATTGGCCTGTCTTTTCTCTTTGAGCTCAGCCTGGTAGATATTTCTTGGTCCAGCGCCGCCGCCGGCTGGGTTACTCCCGTCATTCCCGAAGGCTCCTTGCCGGTAGTCATGAGTGTCCTCGGCGCCGTAGTCATGCCGCATAACCTTTTTTTACATTCTGAGATCATCCAAAGCCGACAATGGAACCTGGAAAATCCGGTAATCATCCGCAAGCAGCTTCGTTTCGAGTTCTTGGACACGCTCTTTTCCATGATCTTAGGTTGGGCTATTAACAGCGCCATGATTTTGGTCGCCGCCACCACCTTTTTTCAGGCAGGAGTCGCTGTTGACGCTCTTGAGCAAGCCCAGGTTATGCTAGAACCGCTCTTAGGAAGCCACGCCGCCCTCGTCTTTGCAGTAGCTTTGCTCTTTGCCGGTTTTTCCTCAAGCATTACCGCCGGCATGGCTGGCGGCTCCATTTTCGCTGGCATTTTCGGCGAAGCCTACGACACTGCCAGCAACCAAACCCGCGCTGGCGTCTTACTGACACTGATCGCAGCGCTAATCATCATCTTTTTCGTTTCCGATCCCTTCCAAGGCCTTATTTATTCCCAGATGCTGCTGAGCATCCAACTGCCCTGGACGATTTTTCTGCAGATCTATCTAACCTCTTCCAAAAAGGTAATGGGCGACTACGCCAACCGCCCTACCACTAAATGGCTGCTGCTGCTCGTGGGCGCTATTGTCAGCGTCCTCAACATCATGCTGTTGTACAGCTATTTGTAA
- a CDS encoding FHA domain-containing protein produces the protein MEESDYFQLVFYGSSVSFISAYFFQSWLLYRLSLKFNTDADWVPHLIPGYALVLLCRQLGLSPWLALGLFFPISYPFFAPYLFYRLAKTLYKRPYWLWSLSLTLLPPLFVFPALDDSLPGEEPQAAHEFDEETAEAFTTTPPLSTPPEAPAEAALSGASSPSLAQAKPPELPVSIQIQLLVPDNQKPPWLLPLEGLALGRDPQAAQILLDDLQVSKVHARLLPNLGDGAPILLEDLKSKNGTYYQRPDSQHWYKAVPHLKVLLPFKSKIRIGESVFLLLPGQNQALTADQEAALAKKANESTL, from the coding sequence ATGGAAGAAAGCGATTATTTTCAGCTGGTATTTTATGGTTCCTCCGTTTCTTTTATTAGCGCTTATTTTTTTCAATCTTGGTTGTTATACCGCTTATCCTTAAAATTCAACACCGATGCGGACTGGGTGCCGCACCTGATTCCAGGTTATGCCCTGGTACTTCTTTGCCGCCAATTGGGACTGTCGCCCTGGCTGGCGTTGGGCTTATTTTTCCCTATAAGTTACCCCTTCTTCGCTCCCTATCTCTTTTACCGTCTGGCTAAAACGCTTTACAAGCGTCCCTATTGGCTATGGTCCCTGAGTTTGACGCTTTTGCCGCCGCTTTTTGTCTTTCCGGCTTTAGACGATTCGCTCCCCGGAGAAGAACCGCAAGCGGCGCACGAATTTGACGAAGAAACAGCGGAAGCCTTCACAACCACGCCGCCTCTATCCACGCCACCGGAAGCTCCCGCCGAGGCGGCCCTTAGCGGCGCCTCTTCTCCTTCCCTTGCACAGGCCAAACCGCCTGAACTGCCAGTCTCCATTCAAATACAGCTTCTAGTGCCGGACAATCAGAAACCGCCTTGGCTGCTGCCCTTAGAAGGCTTAGCCTTGGGCCGAGATCCGCAAGCGGCGCAAATACTGCTTGACGATCTTCAAGTCTCCAAAGTTCATGCCCGTCTGTTGCCCAACCTAGGGGACGGCGCGCCGATATTGCTGGAAGACTTGAAATCAAAAAATGGCACGTATTACCAGCGGCCAGACAGTCAGCACTGGTACAAGGCCGTACCGCACCTAAAGGTGCTGCTCCCTTTTAAAAGCAAGATTCGCATCGGCGAAAGCGTCTTTTTGCTGCTTCCCGGACAAAACCAAGCTTTAACTGCAGACCAAGAAGCTGCGCTAGCAAAAAAAGCAAATGAATCTACTCTTTGA
- a CDS encoding MFS transporter, whose amino-acid sequence MFFAWPQWKKNLAALWFAQFSGMGAITGVLAFLPLYVEQLGISDPAAQEWWAGLLLGIAPLFAAISGPHWGSYADRKGRKLMLERVTVAFFLVMLAMAYASSVYEMLVLRALQGLFGGFTAAVLALVTSITPKEHIDFTMSVYQTAMIAGAAFGPLFGGFIADTLGYSESFMSFAALSILSLIIIHLGVQEDFQPQSSAKRPSIGSQIRAMIAIPGLRAMLVIMFLIQFAIQVISPILPLYVQRMAVDPAYVASAVGAVVAAAALASAISSAAMGRLSQYWRYETTLLAASLLSAFSFVLQGLAGSVLSLGLARALGGLFMGAMLPTVNALAYLLIPPDQRGLAFGVTSSAALVGNMIGPVVGGFLAITLGSSSVFWTTALLFLLLTSWIYVQKDRLRQRN is encoded by the coding sequence ATGTTTTTCGCCTGGCCCCAGTGGAAAAAAAATCTAGCCGCCCTGTGGTTCGCCCAATTCAGCGGCATGGGAGCCATTACCGGCGTTCTGGCCTTTCTCCCTTTATATGTTGAACAATTAGGCATTAGCGATCCGGCCGCTCAAGAATGGTGGGCCGGGCTTCTTTTAGGGATCGCGCCGCTATTTGCCGCTATTTCCGGCCCCCATTGGGGCTCCTACGCAGACCGCAAAGGCCGCAAGCTCATGCTAGAGCGCGTAACTGTCGCTTTCTTTCTAGTCATGCTAGCAATGGCCTACGCCAGCTCTGTCTATGAAATGCTCGTACTGCGAGCCTTGCAGGGACTATTCGGCGGCTTCACCGCAGCCGTACTGGCTTTGGTCACCAGCATCACCCCGAAGGAACACATTGATTTTACCATGAGCGTATATCAAACCGCCATGATTGCCGGGGCCGCCTTTGGTCCTCTTTTTGGAGGCTTTATCGCTGATACGCTCGGCTATTCCGAATCCTTCATGTCCTTTGCCGCCTTATCCATCTTGTCTCTGATTATTATTCATCTAGGCGTACAGGAAGACTTTCAGCCGCAAAGCTCCGCCAAACGCCCTTCCATAGGCAGCCAAATTCGCGCCATGATTGCCATCCCCGGACTGCGAGCTATGCTGGTAATTATGTTCCTCATTCAATTTGCAATTCAGGTCATTTCCCCCATTTTGCCGTTATATGTGCAGCGCATGGCTGTAGACCCCGCCTATGTAGCCAGTGCCGTCGGCGCGGTTGTGGCAGCCGCCGCGCTGGCCAGCGCGATTTCCTCCGCCGCCATGGGACGCCTCAGTCAGTATTGGCGCTATGAAACAACACTGCTGGCCGCCAGCCTTCTAAGCGCATTCTCTTTTGTCCTGCAAGGCTTAGCTGGAAGCGTACTTTCTTTAGGCCTGGCCCGAGCTCTGGGCGGTCTCTTCATGGGAGCTATGCTCCCAACAGTCAACGCTCTGGCGTATCTACTCATCCCTCCGGACCAGCGCGGCCTAGCCTTTGGCGTCACAAGCTCCGCCGCTCTCGTCGGCAACATGATCGGCCCCGTAGTCGGCGGCTTTCTCGCCATCACCCTAGGCTCCAGTTCCGTCTTTTGGACAACAGCGCTGCTTTTCCTGCTATTGACTAGTTGGATCTACGTACAAAAAGACCGCTTACGGCAAAGAAATTAG
- a CDS encoding penicillin-binding protein, which produces MVERERRYRRQGTQNGYGQTTGGPPQRPRKKPLQLRLAVCLLLLLLLLIVAAGRVAWIQVVQGGDMKEKAIAQLEVSRDMQSPRGSICDRNGNELAVSVVTKSLYANPDELRKNQADIDSIVGGLAPILGIDPKEMKEDLLLPERKFVWLKRRMDAPVATQAAAFIKQYQLPGFGFLEENKRYYPNDKLAAQLLGFVGSDDQGLEGLEAKLDTLLKGNKKKQNIFTDNQGRPIFQSVFSLKTPEEGRKVLLTIDQNIQFIVEQSLDKAMAATGSAAATAIVMDPKTGDVLAMVSRPTYNPNQFWKGGPGEWRNRAVANVYEPGSTFKSIVVAAALNEGTVHPGQWFQDNGMIEVSGRRIQNWSGESYGAVSLEEVIKQSLNTGFVQIGLGLGGERLTRYAREFGFGRPTGIGLAGEEEGILFEPKDMRDSDIATMAIGQSIAVTPLQLVTAVSALANDGVLLKPHIIKEVQNGDGSVQQAYATEVVRRVIRSETAQTLKGLLEKVVSEGGGSKAAVKGYRIAGKTGTAEKLREDGGGYYQGRYIASFAGFAPVEDPRIAVLVVLDDPRGIYYGGQIAAPVAGEIFSQIFRYLNILPSGVLLPEEKKKPSSAPQPARPPAAPLPPLPAGQVRMPNLQGKTMRQAAALLHKEGLFFRPAGGGLAVSQDVPPGTPVPVGTEIGVSFSEN; this is translated from the coding sequence ATGGTAGAACGTGAACGAAGATATAGAAGACAGGGAACGCAAAACGGTTATGGCCAAACAACAGGCGGGCCGCCGCAGCGGCCTAGGAAAAAACCGTTGCAATTGCGTTTGGCGGTATGCTTGCTGCTGCTGTTGCTGTTGTTGATAGTAGCGGCAGGGCGTGTAGCCTGGATTCAAGTGGTTCAAGGCGGCGATATGAAGGAAAAGGCGATAGCCCAGTTGGAGGTCAGTCGCGATATGCAGTCGCCGCGAGGTTCGATTTGCGACCGAAACGGCAATGAGCTGGCAGTCAGCGTAGTAACGAAATCATTATATGCAAACCCGGATGAATTGCGCAAAAATCAAGCTGACATCGACAGTATTGTAGGCGGTTTGGCGCCTATTTTAGGCATTGACCCTAAAGAAATGAAAGAGGATTTGCTGCTGCCGGAACGCAAATTTGTTTGGCTAAAGCGGCGGATGGATGCGCCGGTAGCCACCCAAGCGGCGGCGTTTATCAAGCAGTACCAATTGCCTGGTTTTGGTTTTCTGGAAGAAAATAAGCGTTATTATCCCAATGATAAGCTAGCGGCGCAGCTCTTGGGTTTTGTGGGCAGCGATGATCAAGGCTTGGAAGGTTTAGAAGCGAAACTGGATACATTGCTGAAAGGAAATAAGAAAAAGCAAAATATCTTTACAGATAATCAGGGGCGGCCTATTTTTCAATCGGTATTTTCTTTGAAAACACCGGAAGAAGGTCGTAAAGTGCTGCTGACGATTGACCAAAACATCCAGTTTATTGTGGAACAGAGCTTGGATAAGGCCATGGCGGCCACCGGATCGGCCGCAGCCACCGCTATTGTTATGGACCCGAAGACCGGCGATGTGTTGGCCATGGTCAGCCGGCCTACGTACAATCCCAATCAATTTTGGAAGGGCGGGCCGGGAGAGTGGCGCAATCGGGCTGTTGCCAACGTATATGAACCGGGATCAACCTTTAAGAGCATTGTTGTGGCGGCCGCCCTGAATGAAGGAACCGTCCATCCCGGGCAATGGTTTCAGGATAATGGCATGATTGAAGTATCCGGGAGGCGCATTCAAAACTGGAGCGGCGAGTCGTATGGGGCGGTTTCGCTAGAGGAAGTTATTAAGCAATCCTTGAATACAGGATTTGTGCAAATTGGGTTGGGCCTTGGCGGCGAGAGACTGACGCGCTACGCGCGGGAGTTCGGTTTTGGACGTCCTACCGGCATTGGTTTGGCTGGTGAAGAAGAGGGAATTTTATTTGAACCTAAAGATATGCGTGATTCTGATATTGCTACTATGGCCATCGGTCAAAGTATTGCGGTGACGCCGCTGCAATTGGTGACGGCAGTAAGTGCGCTGGCCAATGACGGCGTGCTGTTAAAGCCGCATATTATCAAAGAGGTGCAAAATGGCGACGGCTCGGTGCAGCAAGCATACGCTACCGAAGTTGTGCGCCGCGTGATTCGTTCCGAAACAGCCCAAACGCTCAAAGGGCTTTTGGAAAAAGTCGTTTCTGAAGGCGGCGGCAGCAAAGCCGCTGTTAAAGGGTACCGCATTGCCGGGAAAACAGGAACGGCGGAAAAATTGCGTGAAGATGGCGGCGGTTATTACCAAGGTCGATATATCGCTTCTTTTGCGGGCTTTGCGCCAGTCGAAGATCCGCGTATCGCGGTGTTGGTAGTGCTGGACGATCCCCGGGGTATTTATTACGGAGGGCAGATTGCCGCACCGGTGGCTGGTGAAATTTTTAGCCAAATTTTTCGGTACTTGAATATTTTGCCCAGCGGCGTATTGCTTCCTGAAGAAAAGAAGAAGCCGTCTTCTGCGCCGCAGCCGGCGAGGCCGCCGGCCGCGCCTTTACCGCCGTTGCCGGCGGGACAGGTGCGCATGCCCAATTTACAAGGAAAAACGATGCGGCAAGCAGCGGCGTTGCTGCATAAGGAAGGTCTCTTTTTCAGACCCGCCGGAGGCGGTTTAGCGGTTAGTCAGGATGTGCCGCCGGGAACGCCTGTGCCTGTGGGCACTGAGATTGGCGTTTCCTTTAGCGAAAATTGA
- a CDS encoding hydrogenase maturation nickel metallochaperone HypA — MHEVSLAQGILDVVRRHAEASESQGSIRRIKLRIGAYTQVDVPSLLTAFQAVADQTPAAEAELLIERVPVRLRCRECGGECEIQGRGLVCAHCSSLAVDMLSGREMQVEYLEVD; from the coding sequence ATGCACGAGGTCAGTTTGGCTCAAGGAATTCTAGATGTGGTGCGGCGGCATGCGGAGGCTTCCGAAAGCCAAGGAAGCATTCGTCGGATTAAGCTGCGAATCGGAGCCTATACGCAGGTGGATGTACCGTCGCTTCTAACGGCGTTTCAAGCGGTGGCGGACCAGACGCCGGCGGCGGAGGCTGAACTTTTGATAGAACGCGTTCCGGTTCGGCTGCGCTGTCGAGAGTGCGGCGGAGAATGTGAAATACAGGGACGAGGGCTTGTATGCGCTCATTGTTCTTCTCTGGCGGTGGATATGTTGAGCGGCAGAGAAATGCAAGTGGAATATCTGGAGGTGGATTAA